The following proteins are co-located in the Apis mellifera strain DH4 linkage group LG11, Amel_HAv3.1, whole genome shotgun sequence genome:
- the LOC409474 gene encoding laminin subunit gamma-1 encodes MNRERHKKILILLAICLITVFAEPDPLDELFYSRFSKNRDEDKCYDDNGRPQRCIPPFENAAFNVLMEATNTCGQDRQTEFCKQTGVQRKSCEICRYGDHLASFLTDYDNNDNATWWQSETMYEGIQYPNQVNLTLPLGKTFDITYVRVLFESPRPESWGIYKRKNENSPWEPYQFYSASCRDMYDLPDSKETVRGDDTRVLCTSIYSDISPLTKGAVAYSTLEGRPSAYNFESNTALQEWVQATDLRITLDKMNTFGDEVFGDDQVLKSYYYAIADVAVGARCACNGHAGECVNSTSVDGKTRRVCRCEHNTAGPDCNECMPFFNDAPWGRATTKDAHECKPCNCNGYSERCFFDKELYKVTGHGGHCLDCRANRDGANCERCRENFYQRPEDNYCVACNCNEIGSRSLQCNSEGKCQCKPGVTGDKCDHCAANYYNFGSYGCSSCECNAAGSLTNIPNCDPISGICTCKENVEGKRCRVCKPGFFNLAMDNKFGCTPCFCYGHSSVCKPASGYSKVVIESMFVRGAERWKATVAGNPIRLQYDPLTQTISATALDRDNVYFVAPDRFLGDQRASYNQDLSFTLRIGEAGPAPTVRDVIFEGGNGEQITQPIFGQNNHLPSVTPHEYHFKLHEHPNYGWEPRLSSRAFMSILSNLTAIKIRGTYTHQGRGFLDDVKLETALRGAAGESADWVEHCDCPHGYVGQFCESCAPGFHHDPPNGGPFALCIPCNCNNHADICEAETGQCICEHNTAGSNCELCKRGYYGHPLKGTPDDCKPCPCPDNGPCILLGNNPDPICSECPLGRTGPRCETCSDGYFGNPEKDIACRPCDCNNNIDLNAVRNCNHETGECLKCVNNTAGFHCEECLPGYYGDALSDRKEDGCKLCQCYPPGTVELNDGRVAPCEQLTGHCTCKSHVIGRNCDKCEEGYYHILSGEGCTPCNCDAEGSYNRTCNPVTGQCECRPGITGQHCDACVPYQYGFSREGCKPCDCDSIGSQDLQCDANGQCPCLPNVEGRRCDRCKENKHNRQNGCVDCPDCYNLVQAAANNHRVRLTELENTLKKINSSPTVIKDSDFEKELKNIQDKVKNLLQIAKQGSGSENKTLVEQLDELRDQLNEISEISHTVNLTASDAYKTTLEGLMNIDEAEKVLDKIHAQLTETEDYLATDGATALTKAKLRAEQVGQGNKQMTSIAQEARVLADLNVNEAKKIHALAERARNTTIEAYTLAKKAIGKYTNITDDIRGLENKLELLEHRMNEVKNLTNIAATKSSTVSQEAIDLLILDLALPPVDIEQLRNQIEDVNNEGLRLKEQAQLLLDQNENLIKEMAQKVIKSEELIERAQDQQAATAELLAELDGANEKADDAVKLGDQTLKEAQETLKKLGEFHAEVERERIKAQNALKDIKNIEELIINATNQALQAEKKLNGSENNAEYARKIAQDSQRYAEEASAKANDIRTEANKIKIEAVRVGNEAEKLHQRVDSTDSMMKQHENQTDQDTNITTEANHKVGLAKINVTLASQQVDKALNEVTEIIKELENLPEIDNADLNRLEERLAAAEKEIAAANLDQRIRTLTDAKNLQTQWVKNYEDEVSRLRMEVENIDEIRKVLPVDCQKRLRLEP; translated from the exons AGGTGTATACCACCTTTTGAAAATGCAGCATTTAATGTTCTTATGGAGGCAACGAATACATGTGGCCAAGATCGACAAACAGAATTTTGTAAACAAACTGGTGTCCAAAGAAAGTCCTGCGAAATTTGTCGATATGGAGATCATTTAGCTTCGTTTCTTAccgattatgataataatgacaATGCAACTTGGTGGCAATCAGAAACAATGTATGAGGGAATTCAATATCCGAATCAAGTTAATCTCACATTGCCATTgg gcAAGACGTTCGATATAACATATGTTAGAGTGCTTTTTGAGTCTCCGCGTCCAGAAAGTTGGGGTAtctataagagaaaaaatgaaaattcgccATGGGAaccttatcaattttattctgcGAGTTGTAGAGATATGTATGATTTACCGGATTCAAAGGAAACAGTACGAGGTGATGATACCAGGGTATTATGTACTTCTATCTATTCTGATATATCACCTTTGACGAAAGGTGCTGTCGCATACTCTACTTTAGAAGGACGACCCTCGGCATACAATTTTGAATCTAATACAGCATTACag gaatGGGTGCAAGCGACAGATTTAAGAATCACGTTAGATAAAATGAATACTTTTGGTGACGAAGTTTTTGGCGATGATCAGGTATTAAAATCCTACTACTATGCAATCGCTGACGTTGCTGTTGGAGCACGTTGTGCTTGCAATGGTCACGCTGGAGAATGTGTAAACAGTACTAGTGTAGATGGAAAAACTCGTAGAGTATGTAG atGTGAACATAATACTGCGGGTCCAGATTGCAACGAGTGTATGCCCTTTTTCAATGATGCACCTTGGGGACGTGCTACTACCAAAGATGCGCACGAATGTAAAC CTTGTAATTGCAATGGTTATTCAGAAAGATGcttttttgataaagaattatataaagtcACTGGTCATGGTGGACATTGTCTGGATTGTCGAGCTAATCGTGATGGTGCGAATTGCGAACGTTGTCGGGAGAACTTCTATCAGCGTCCTGAAGATAATTATTGTGTTGCTTGTAATTGCAATGAAATtg gtTCAAGAAGTTTACAATGTAATAGCGAAGGAAAGTGTCAATGTAAACCTGGTGTAACAGGTGATAAATGTGACCATTGTGcagcaaattattataactttggTTCATATGGCTGCAGTTCTTGTGAATGTAATGCAGCTGGTTCTCTCACAAATATACCAAACTGTGATCCTATCAGTGGTATTTGCACATGTAAAGAAAATGTTGAAGGAAAAAGATGTCGAGT atgtaAACCAGGATTTTTCAATCTTGCAATGGATAATAAATTTGGTTGTACACCATGCTTCTGTTATGGTCATTCTTCAGTTTGTAAACCAGCAAGTGGTTATTCTAAAGTTGTAATTGAAAGTATGTTTGTGAGAGGAGCTGAACGATGGAAAGCTACTGTAGCTGGTAATCCAATAAGACTTCAGTATGATCCTCTTACTCAAACAATATCTGCTACAGCATTAGATCGAGACAATGTTTATTTTGTTGCACctg ATAGATTTCTTGGTGATCAACGAGCCTCTTACAATCAAGATTTGTCATTTACTTTGAGAATTGGAGAGGCTGGTCCTGCACCTACTGTTCGtgatgttatatttgaaggaGGCAATGGAGAACAAATTACACAACCAATCTTTGGACAAAACAATCATTTACCTTCAGTGACa cCACATGAATACCATTTTAAATTGCACGAACATCCTAATTATGGTTGGGAACCTCGTCTTTCTTCTCGAGCTTTTATGTCTATTTTGTCAAACTTAACAGCTATTAAAATTCGTGGCACCTATACACATCaag GTCGAGGATTCTTAGATGATGTTAAACTGGAAACAGCACTTCGAGGTGCTGCAGGTGAAAGTGCTGATTGGGTGGAACATTGTGATTGTCCTCATGGTTATGTGGGCCAATTTTGTGAATCTTGTGCTCCTGGATTTCATCATGATCCGCCAAATGGTGGTCCTTTTGCTCTTTGTATTCCTTGCAATTGCAATAATCATGCAGATATTTGCGAAGCTGAAACTG gaCAATGCATTTGTGAACATAATACGGCCGGTAGTAATTGTGAATTATGTAAACGAGGATATTATGGCCATCCGTTAAAGGGTACACCCGATGATTGTAAACCATGTCCGTGTCCCGATAATGGACCTTGTATATTACTTGGCAATAATCCGGATCCGATTTGTTCTGAATGTCCATTGGGTAGAACAG GACCTAGATGTGAAACATGTTCGGATGGATATTTTGGAAATCCTGAAAAAGATATAGCTTGCAGACCTTGTGATTGCAACAacaatatcgatttaaatgcTGTAAGAAATTGTAATCATGAAACTGGTGAATGTTTGAAATGTGTAAATAATACGGCTGGTTTTCATTGTGAAGAATGTCTTCCAg gATATTATGGAGATGCATTATCTGATCGTAAAGAAGATGGATGTAAGCTATGCCAATGCTATCCACCAGGTACAGTTGAACTCAACGATGGTAGAGTAGCACCTTGTGAACAATTAACAGGTCATTGTACTTGCAAATCTCATGTAATTGGtcgaaattgtgataaatgTGAAGAaggatattatcatatattaagtGGAGAG GGATGTACACCTTGCAATTGTGACGCTGAAGGATCTTATAATCGTACTTGTAATCCTGTTACTGGTCAATGTGAATGTAGACCTGGAATTACTGGACAACATTGTGATGCATGCGTTCCTTATCAATATGGATTTAGTAGAGAAGGTTGCAAACCTTGTGATTGTGATAGTATTGGTTCCCAAGATCTGCAATGTGATGCCAATGGACAATGTCCa tGTTTACCAAATGTAGAAGGAAGACGCTGTGATCgttgtaaagaaaataaacacaaTAGACAAAATGGATGTGTCGATTGTCCTGATTGTTACAATCTTGTTCAAGCTGCTGCTAATAATCACAGAGTACGTTTAACTGAATTAGAAAATACACTCAAAAAGATTAACAGTAGTCCAACAGTTATAAAAGATtcagattttgaaaaagaattaaaaaatattcaagataaaGTAAAGAATCTCTTACAAATTGCAAAACAAGGATCAGGTa gtgaaaataaaactttggTGGAACAACTTGATGAATTGCGTGatcaattaaatgaaattagtgAAATCTCTCATACTGTAAATTTAACTGCTTCTGATGCATATAAAACTACTTTGGAAGgtttaatgaatattgatgAAGCAGAAAAAGTGCTTGATAAAATACATGCTCAATTAact gaaACAGAAGATTATTTAGCTACTGATGGAGCAACTGCATTAACAAAAGCGAAATTACGCGCAGAACAAGTTGGTCAAGGAAATAAACAAATGACTTCAATCGCACAAGAAGCGCGTGTATTAGCAGATTT aaatgttaATGAAGCGAAAAAGATACATGCACTGGCAGAACGAGCTCGAAATACAACAATAGAAGCTTATACTCTTGCAAAGAAAGCTATAGGAAAATACACTAACATAAC TGATGATATTAGAGGATTGGAAAATAAGTTAGAATTACTAGAGCATCGTATGAACGAGGTGAAAAATCTTACCAATATAGCAGCAACTAAATCATCCACTGTTTCACAAGAAGCAATAGATTTATTGATTCTCGATTTAGCACTTCCACCTGTTGACATTGAGCAATTGAGAAATCAAATTGAAGATGTGAATAatgaa ggATTGCGATTGAAAGAACAAgcacaattattattagatcaaaatgaaaatcttataaaagaaatggcacaaaaagtaataaaaagcgAAGAGTTAATAGAACGAGCGCAAGATCAACAAGCAGCTACGGCCGAACTTTTGGCTGAATTAGACGGTGCAAATGAAAAAGCAGATGATGCTGTAAAACTAGGAGATCAAACATTGAAAGAAGCTCAGGaaacattaaagaaattaggcg aatttCATGCTGAAGTAGAACGTGAACGTATTAAAGCTCAAAATGCTTTAAaagacattaaaaatattgaagaattaatcataaatgcTACAAATCAAGCTTTACaagctgaaaaaaaattaaatggttCTGAAAATAATGCTGAGTATGCACGCAAAATAGCACAAGATTCTCAA agATATGCAGAAGAAGCTAGTGCAAAAGCAAATGATATTAGAACCGaagcgaataaaattaaaatagaagcaGTTCGCGTAGGAAATGAAGCTGAAAAATTACATCAGAGGGTAGATAGTACAGATTCTATGATGAAACAACATGAAAATCAAACTGATCaagatacaaatattacaactGAA gcaAATCATAAAGTTGGTTTAGctaaaattaatgtaacatTAGCATCACAGCAAGTCGATAAAGCTCTAAATGAAGtaactgaaataataaaagaattagaaaatttaccgGAAATTg atAATGCTGATTTAAATCGATTAGAAGAACGCTTAGCTGCagctgaaaaagaaattgcagCTGCAAATCTAGATCAAAGAATTCGTACATTAACTGatgcaaaaaatttacaaacacAATgggtaaaaaattatgaagatGAAGTCAGTAGATTAAGAATGGAAGTTGAAAACAttgatgaaataagaaaagtttTGCCTGTTGATTGTCAAAAACGTTTACGACTTGAACCATGA